Proteins from a single region of Chryseobacterium scophthalmum:
- a CDS encoding cyanophycinase — MKPVGKLIIIGGAVNKGSFSETDYDQNVEKNLNFFERGILRKIITESKNKENSIIEVITTASQIPQIVGAEYKKAFEFLGAKNVNILDIHNREEANSDAIVARANAADVVMFTGGDQLRLTSILGGTRFHDTILLKYMEQDFIYSGTSAGAAAASENMIYQGSSSEALLKGEIKTTQGLGLIDNVIVDTHFVQRGRIGRLFQAVVNNPRTLGIGLGEDTGLFIHNDTMTAVGSGLVIIVDGRFIKDTNLTNINLGEPISIDNLTVHVMSMNDHYDLTTRKLTIENSQFNPIPQT, encoded by the coding sequence ATGAAACCTGTTGGAAAATTAATTATTATCGGTGGGGCTGTTAATAAAGGCAGTTTTTCTGAGACCGATTACGATCAGAATGTTGAAAAAAATCTTAACTTTTTTGAGAGAGGAATCTTAAGAAAAATCATTACTGAATCTAAGAATAAAGAAAACTCAATTATCGAAGTCATTACTACGGCTTCGCAAATTCCTCAAATAGTAGGTGCTGAATATAAAAAAGCTTTTGAATTTTTGGGAGCCAAAAATGTCAACATTCTTGATATTCACAACCGTGAAGAAGCCAATTCGGATGCTATTGTTGCAAGAGCAAATGCAGCTGATGTTGTAATGTTTACGGGTGGTGATCAGTTAAGACTGACTTCTATTTTGGGCGGTACAAGATTTCATGACACTATTTTGCTGAAATATATGGAGCAGGATTTTATCTACTCCGGAACTTCTGCAGGAGCTGCTGCTGCTTCTGAAAATATGATTTATCAAGGAAGCAGTTCTGAGGCTTTGTTGAAAGGTGAAATTAAAACAACTCAAGGTTTAGGTTTAATCGATAATGTAATTGTAGATACGCATTTCGTACAAAGAGGAAGAATTGGAAGACTTTTCCAAGCTGTGGTAAACAATCCTAGAACTTTAGGAATCGGTTTAGGTGAAGACACCGGACTTTTTATACATAATGATACCATGACCGCTGTAGGATCTGGTTTAGTAATTATTGTTGATGGAAGATTCATTAAAGACACTAATCTTACCAATATCAATTTAGGTGAGCCAATTTCAATAGATAATCTTACCGTTCACGTGATGTCGATGAACGATCATTATGATTTGACGACAAGAAAACTGACGATAGAAAACTCACAGTTTAATCCGATACCTCAAACGTAA
- a CDS encoding isoaspartyl peptidase/L-asparaginase gives MKIIIHGGFFSESDQSHEVKVAKQNSLKNIAEKAYQYLEIHSAVDTVAYAVSLLEDDELFNAGIGSQIQSDGVIRMSAALMDGETQKMSGVINIQDVKNPIFVAKELMKEDDRVLGGNGAKIYANNNGFENFSTEIPQRRKEYEAKLKNGGKGTVGCVAIDKNGKLAVATSTGGKGFEIPGRISDSATVAGNYANEFCAVSCTGVGEDIVSNATSAKIVTRVTDGMSLKDAFDKTFTELKTIDGFAGAIAIDKNGNIYHQESYPTMVFASFDGNQFEIFK, from the coding sequence ATGAAAATCATTATCCACGGAGGTTTTTTTTCTGAAAGTGACCAGAGCCACGAAGTGAAAGTAGCCAAACAAAATTCTTTAAAAAACATCGCTGAAAAGGCATATCAATATTTAGAAATCCATTCTGCAGTTGATACTGTTGCTTACGCGGTTTCTCTTTTGGAAGATGATGAATTGTTTAATGCAGGAATCGGATCTCAAATTCAAAGCGACGGCGTTATCAGAATGAGTGCAGCACTAATGGATGGTGAAACTCAGAAAATGAGCGGTGTTATCAATATTCAGGATGTGAAAAATCCGATTTTTGTAGCAAAAGAATTAATGAAAGAAGATGACCGGGTTTTAGGTGGAAACGGAGCTAAAATTTATGCTAACAATAACGGATTTGAAAATTTCTCAACAGAAATTCCTCAAAGAAGAAAAGAATACGAAGCAAAGCTAAAAAATGGAGGAAAAGGAACTGTTGGTTGTGTTGCGATCGATAAAAACGGAAAATTAGCTGTTGCTACTTCTACCGGAGGTAAAGGTTTTGAGATTCCGGGAAGAATTTCAGATTCTGCAACGGTAGCTGGAAATTACGCCAATGAATTTTGCGCAGTAAGCTGCACCGGAGTGGGTGAAGATATTGTAAGCAATGCTACTTCTGCCAAAATTGTAACCAGAGTGACAGATGGAATGAGTTTAAAAGATGCTTTTGACAAAACTTTTACTGAGCTAAAAACAATCGATGGCTTTGCAGGAGCTATTGCGATTGATAAAAACGGAAACATTTACCATCAAGAATCTTACCCTACAATGGTTTTTGCAAGTTTTGATGGAAATCAATTTGAAATCTTTAAATAA
- a CDS encoding YtxH domain-containing protein — protein sequence MGNKTNGLLALLGIGALAYWKYKKSTPEQQQAVKDKINSAKDNLNKWGNDLKDKANEVASQAQSKFDEAKTKVEDSASKL from the coding sequence ATGGGAAATAAGACAAACGGATTATTAGCTTTATTAGGAATAGGTGCTTTAGCATATTGGAAATACAAAAAATCTACTCCGGAACAGCAACAAGCTGTGAAAGACAAAATCAATTCTGCTAAGGATAATTTGAACAAATGGGGAAATGATTTGAAAGATAAAGCAAATGAAGTGGCTTCCCAGGCTCAAAGTAAATTTGACGAAGCAAAAACAAAAGTAGAAGATTCTGCATCTAAATTATAA
- a CDS encoding class I SAM-dependent methyltransferase, with translation MENYLDINRKSWNAKVEPHLKSDFYFVDEFLKGRTSLNSIELGLLGDIKGKTILHLQCHFGQDSISLSRMGAKVTGIDLSDKAIEAGKDLAKQCNTDTEFICSDVYDLPTILDEKFDIVFTSYGTIGWLPDLEKWARVIDHFLKPNGQFIMAEFHPVVWMFDDDFKDIAYNYFNEKPIAETYEGTYADFSAEIVQDYVMWNHSLSEVMQNLMNKNLVIEQFQEFDWSPYPCFKHIEEFEKGKWRTEKFGNKIPMVYALSAQKKSS, from the coding sequence ATGGAAAATTATTTAGACATCAACAGGAAATCCTGGAATGCCAAAGTAGAACCACATCTGAAATCGGATTTCTATTTTGTTGATGAATTTTTGAAAGGAAGAACTTCATTAAATTCTATAGAGCTTGGGCTTTTAGGAGATATAAAAGGTAAAACAATTCTGCACTTGCAATGTCATTTTGGGCAAGATTCTATTTCGCTTTCGAGAATGGGAGCAAAGGTTACCGGAATTGATCTTTCAGATAAAGCGATTGAAGCGGGAAAAGATTTAGCAAAACAATGCAATACAGATACAGAATTTATTTGTTCTGATGTGTATGATTTACCTACTATTTTAGACGAAAAATTTGATATAGTTTTTACAAGTTATGGCACAATTGGCTGGCTTCCCGATCTTGAAAAATGGGCGCGTGTAATTGATCATTTTTTAAAACCAAACGGGCAGTTTATCATGGCGGAATTTCATCCTGTAGTTTGGATGTTTGATGATGATTTTAAAGATATTGCGTATAATTATTTTAATGAAAAGCCCATTGCAGAAACTTATGAAGGAACCTATGCAGACTTTTCTGCCGAAATCGTTCAGGATTATGTAATGTGGAATCATTCTTTATCCGAAGTAATGCAGAATCTGATGAATAAAAACTTAGTAATAGAGCAGTTTCAGGAATTTGATTGGTCACCTTACCCGTGTTTTAAGCACATTGAAGAATTTGAAAAAGGAAAATGGCGCACAGAAAAATTTGGAAATAAAATACCTATGGTTTATGCCCTTTCAGCACAAAAAAAGTCATCGTAA